A region from the candidate division KSB1 bacterium genome encodes:
- a CDS encoding T9SS type A sorting domain-containing protein — MHKITTQSILALMALLLITSSWAGQNANRPSDPVAPFGESMGNYGMHNLVLQGFIHLSKPQDASEALQKGADRLAETQNTDGGWGWPLTGSSAPNIVGPTAMGLAQAYFNTHDPDHRDALEDAGAFLLTKTNNFSPCDGYLAKALDDIFGGTTYTNHLMTYFYGPLADSTYDKNGAGTLYNTASYVQLIRDSRASQGIANLAAWDIGMGLVAAASVGASTSEWIAGTKAEINELDGDQYYDVIGLAGAVYGLAFVNEDFDPTSGEHAAASSLADLAAILASYQISGGGFTWNSNYVSSGNETIQETAYAILALNEFNRSTYLTNIQGATNYLISVQLSTGGWENYVGDPDGENNEVTGEALWAICAGQNWLIPVELTSFSAQVINGQVVLSWTTATETENLGFHIFRSSTMTEGFQRINPDLIQGTGNSDRSQHYSFTDKNVQPGETYYYKLADVDYSGNMRFHGPISVTVEAKPSGYSLSQNYPNPFNPETAINFSLKEPGRVELKIYNLQGQLIRTLLDEDRLAGNYSLIWNGTNDHGVLVASGTYLCTMQVNGFEATKKLTFMK, encoded by the coding sequence ATGCACAAAATCACAACACAATCGATTCTGGCTTTAATGGCATTGCTTTTGATTACATCAAGCTGGGCAGGACAGAATGCAAATCGGCCCAGCGATCCAGTAGCTCCATTCGGTGAATCGATGGGCAACTACGGAATGCACAACTTGGTGCTTCAAGGGTTTATTCATCTGAGCAAACCTCAGGACGCTTCAGAGGCGCTTCAGAAAGGAGCCGATCGCTTGGCTGAGACGCAAAACACCGATGGTGGCTGGGGTTGGCCCCTTACGGGATCGAGCGCTCCGAATATTGTCGGTCCCACGGCGATGGGATTAGCTCAGGCTTATTTTAATACCCACGATCCAGACCACCGCGACGCGTTAGAAGATGCGGGTGCTTTTCTATTGACAAAAACCAACAACTTCTCTCCGTGCGATGGATATTTAGCCAAAGCATTGGACGATATTTTTGGTGGCACCACTTACACGAATCATTTGATGACCTATTTTTATGGGCCATTGGCGGATAGCACATATGATAAAAATGGGGCTGGCACGCTTTATAACACAGCTAGCTATGTGCAGCTTATTCGTGATAGCCGCGCTAGCCAGGGTATCGCTAATTTGGCGGCCTGGGACATTGGTATGGGACTCGTAGCCGCAGCTTCAGTTGGAGCGAGTACCTCAGAGTGGATCGCTGGTACTAAAGCGGAGATTAACGAATTAGATGGCGATCAGTACTATGATGTGATTGGTTTGGCTGGCGCCGTTTATGGATTAGCATTCGTCAATGAGGATTTTGATCCCACCTCTGGCGAACATGCAGCCGCTAGCAGCTTGGCTGATCTGGCAGCGATTTTGGCTAGTTATCAAATCAGTGGTGGCGGCTTTACGTGGAATTCGAACTATGTCAGTTCTGGTAACGAAACGATTCAGGAGACCGCATACGCTATTCTGGCATTGAATGAATTCAATCGTTCTACCTATCTCACCAATATTCAGGGAGCGACAAATTATCTTATTAGCGTTCAGTTATCTACTGGTGGGTGGGAGAATTATGTCGGAGATCCTGATGGTGAAAATAACGAAGTCACTGGAGAAGCGCTTTGGGCCATCTGCGCTGGTCAGAATTGGCTCATCCCAGTCGAACTGACTTCATTTTCGGCTCAGGTGATCAATGGTCAAGTCGTCCTCTCGTGGACCACTGCCACCGAAACCGAGAATCTCGGTTTCCATATCTTCCGCAGCAGCACCATGACTGAAGGATTTCAACGGATCAATCCCGACTTGATCCAAGGAACAGGCAATTCCGATCGTTCACAACATTATTCGTTCACGGATAAGAATGTCCAGCCTGGCGAAACTTATTACTACAAGCTGGCTGATGTGGACTATTCGGGCAACATGCGTTTCCATGGGCCAATCTCAGTGACGGTCGAGGCAAAACCATCGGGCTATTCCTTGAGCCAGAACTATCCCAATCCGTTCAATCCAGAAACGGCCATCAATTTCTCACTCAAAGAACCAGGTCGGGTTGAGCTAAAAATTTACAATTTGCAAGGTCAGCTCATCCGCACTCTTTTGGATGAAGATCGACTGGCAGGCAATTATTCGCTCATCTGGAACGGCACTAATGACCACGGCGTACTGGTCGCCAGCGGCACCTATTTGTGCACCATGCAGGTCAATGGTTTTGAAGCAACGAAGAAATTGACCTTCATGAAGTAA
- a CDS encoding M28 family peptidase, with protein sequence MRIKRIIGELCILKHRASASANERKAAEHIYQIMRNIGLVATIDEFKSQQRMTWELATIMFLFIAEVVLYFFVPIGSVAVGVVASILFWGYFTNQFKPLAPLFRHAQSCNVVGHLNNPHASYKVIFTAHHDTARSGPLWNPKTVANFRLNFLIGTSVLVLLQIFVLLKLLSINGPILKLLVILSGIYVLGNIVVLLVAGLRGELVQGASDNASGVAVMLDIAARLKEQSFPAIEFWFVATGSEEVGAVGMAHFMRSYAAELSKESCYFINFDNLGAGTPHYFLGEGMLNFYRFSPDLIAAAEQAAQLKQFMRITPAKYRLAYTDAIVPASRGYHAILILALDDRELIPNWHWPSDTVNNIDLTTPQIAADFAMEMVKKLHDMLQSRIQKRQAELAQIRKELADNSENL encoded by the coding sequence ATGAGGATCAAACGGATTATCGGCGAACTTTGCATTTTGAAACATCGAGCTTCGGCTTCTGCAAACGAGCGTAAGGCTGCTGAACATATCTATCAAATCATGCGAAACATCGGTTTGGTCGCCACCATTGATGAATTTAAATCGCAACAACGAATGACTTGGGAATTGGCGACGATCATGTTTCTTTTCATCGCAGAAGTGGTTCTTTATTTTTTTGTGCCAATAGGCTCAGTAGCTGTCGGTGTGGTTGCTTCAATCTTATTTTGGGGATATTTCACCAATCAATTTAAACCTCTGGCACCGCTGTTCCGTCATGCACAATCATGCAATGTCGTTGGTCATCTTAACAATCCTCATGCCTCCTACAAAGTTATTTTCACGGCGCATCATGACACCGCCCGATCCGGTCCGTTATGGAACCCAAAAACCGTCGCTAACTTTCGGCTCAATTTTCTCATCGGTACATCTGTTCTTGTCCTGCTTCAAATTTTCGTCCTCTTAAAATTGCTCTCCATCAATGGGCCAATTTTAAAACTGCTGGTCATTCTTTCTGGCATTTATGTTTTGGGCAATATTGTGGTATTGCTGGTCGCTGGGTTGCGAGGTGAGCTGGTTCAGGGCGCCTCGGACAATGCCTCGGGAGTAGCTGTGATGCTGGATATCGCCGCCCGATTAAAAGAACAATCTTTTCCTGCTATTGAATTCTGGTTTGTAGCAACCGGAAGCGAAGAGGTAGGTGCGGTAGGCATGGCGCACTTTATGAGAAGTTATGCCGCAGAGCTCTCGAAAGAAAGCTGCTATTTCATCAATTTCGACAATCTTGGGGCAGGAACGCCGCATTATTTTCTTGGCGAGGGGATGTTAAATTTCTATCGATTTTCCCCCGATTTGATCGCCGCTGCCGAACAGGCTGCACAGCTCAAACAATTTATGAGAATCACACCAGCCAAATATCGACTTGCCTACACGGATGCAATTGTTCCTGCGAGTCGCGGCTATCACGCCATTTTAATTCTGGCGCTTGATGATCGGGAGCTGATCCCGAATTGGCATTGGCCCAGCGACACGGTCAATAACATTGATCTAACGACACCGCAAATTGCTGCGGATTTTGCAATGGAAATGGTCAAAAAGCTCCATGACATGCTCCAATCCAGGATCCAAAAGCGACAAGCTGAACTAGCACAGATTAGAAAAGAACTAGCTGACAATTCGGAGAATCTTTAG
- a CDS encoding VOC family protein translates to MKIALTSIFVDDPIKAFQIYTEKLGFIKKVYIPEAQLAVVASPEEPNGTSLLLEPNNNPIAKTYQEQVFKAGIPVIVFGTNDINAEYERLKGQGIAFRSEPTKTEWGIQTLFEDGCGNLIQLHQA, encoded by the coding sequence ATGAAAATCGCATTGACCAGTATCTTTGTGGATGACCCGATCAAGGCGTTTCAAATTTATACTGAAAAACTTGGTTTCATCAAAAAAGTGTACATTCCAGAAGCTCAATTAGCCGTCGTTGCCTCTCCCGAAGAACCGAATGGGACGAGCCTCCTTCTTGAGCCAAATAACAATCCAATTGCGAAAACGTATCAGGAACAAGTGTTCAAAGCTGGTATTCCAGTGATTGTGTTCGGCACGAATGACATCAATGCTGAATATGAGCGACTCAAAGGACAGGGGATCGCCTTTCGCAGTGAACCGACCAAAACCGAATGGGGGATTCAGACCTTGTTTGAGGACGGGTGCGGCAATCTCATCCAGCTTCATCAGGCTTAA
- the uvrC gene encoding excinuclease ABC subunit UvrC, whose amino-acid sequence MTALEEKLENLPRLPGVYLFKDKNKKVIYVGKALVLRNRVRSYFQSGKIDDPKLQRLRSKIHDVETIVTDSEIEALILEANLIKEYKPRYNVNLKDDKSFPYIRVTNEPYPRIFPTRRIVNDGSKYFGPYTDVRSMRELLKTIKRIFPIRSCNLNLTDETIRAGKFKVCLNYHIKKCMGPCEGFISQEDYGQIVKNIIDFINGRDRIVVEQLTQQMNRYAESLQFEKAARVRDQINAIKDFQYKQKVITPEPIDRDLFAIYAEDNDACAVMFKVRQGRVIGRQHFYLDGVEGETLDRVMSHLVIRFYMHADFVPNEIYLPIQLEDRAQIAQWLSEKSGSTVQLLFPQRGEKAKLLKMAEQNAKLLLEELKLQKLKDKDYVPHAVKALQRDLRLDKPPLRIEAFDISNIHGTDATASLVTFVNGQPRKSDYRRFKIRSKATPDDFAMMAEAIQRRYRRVLEQQEPLPDLILVDGGKGQLSAALEALAHLNLTEQPVIALAKRLNEVFVPGASEPQNIPKTSSGLRLLQQIRDEAHRFAITYHRKLRSKRAVRSELDSIPGIGAMRRKRLITHFGSLKNLMAASLDEIKQVKGIPATLAERIWQHFHPEPTS is encoded by the coding sequence ATGACAGCGTTAGAAGAAAAACTTGAAAATTTGCCGCGGTTGCCAGGCGTTTATCTGTTCAAAGATAAAAATAAAAAAGTGATCTATGTGGGCAAGGCATTGGTGCTGCGGAATCGGGTGAGGTCCTATTTTCAAAGCGGCAAGATCGACGATCCGAAGCTACAGCGCCTGCGGTCGAAAATCCATGATGTAGAAACTATTGTGACAGATTCGGAGATCGAAGCGCTGATTTTAGAAGCTAATTTGATCAAAGAGTACAAGCCGCGCTATAATGTCAATTTAAAGGACGATAAAAGTTTCCCCTACATCCGAGTGACCAACGAGCCATATCCGCGCATTTTTCCCACGCGCAGGATCGTCAACGACGGTTCCAAATACTTCGGGCCTTACACCGATGTCCGTTCGATGCGCGAGTTGTTGAAAACGATCAAGCGGATCTTCCCAATTCGAAGTTGCAATCTCAATTTGACCGATGAAACGATCCGGGCTGGGAAGTTCAAGGTCTGTCTAAATTATCACATAAAAAAATGTATGGGGCCTTGTGAGGGATTCATCAGCCAGGAGGATTACGGGCAAATCGTCAAAAATATCATCGATTTCATCAATGGTCGGGATCGAATTGTGGTTGAGCAATTGACCCAGCAGATGAACCGCTATGCGGAGTCGCTGCAATTTGAAAAAGCGGCGCGAGTGCGCGATCAAATTAATGCGATTAAGGATTTTCAGTATAAGCAAAAGGTGATCACTCCGGAACCGATTGATCGCGATCTGTTTGCAATTTATGCCGAAGACAATGACGCCTGTGCGGTCATGTTTAAGGTCCGCCAAGGTCGCGTGATTGGTCGGCAGCACTTTTATCTTGACGGAGTGGAAGGGGAGACGCTGGATCGAGTGATGAGCCATCTGGTGATCCGCTTTTATATGCATGCGGATTTTGTCCCGAATGAGATCTATCTGCCGATTCAATTGGAAGATCGTGCCCAGATTGCCCAGTGGCTTTCCGAAAAATCTGGCTCAACTGTACAATTGCTCTTTCCGCAGCGGGGCGAGAAGGCCAAGTTGTTGAAGATGGCAGAACAGAATGCCAAACTACTGTTGGAAGAGCTGAAGCTTCAGAAATTGAAAGATAAAGATTATGTCCCCCATGCAGTGAAGGCGTTGCAACGCGATCTCAGGCTTGACAAACCGCCGCTTCGGATTGAGGCATTCGATATTTCAAATATTCATGGCACCGATGCCACCGCTTCATTGGTCACCTTCGTCAATGGCCAGCCGCGTAAATCCGATTATCGTCGCTTCAAGATCCGCAGCAAAGCCACGCCCGATGATTTTGCCATGATGGCAGAGGCCATCCAACGGCGCTATCGCCGAGTATTAGAACAACAAGAGCCGCTCCCCGATCTAATATTGGTGGACGGAGGAAAAGGCCAGCTATCGGCCGCACTGGAGGCATTAGCTCACCTCAATCTGACCGAGCAACCAGTGATTGCCTTGGCCAAACGGTTGAATGAAGTGTTCGTGCCAGGTGCATCAGAGCCCCAGAATATTCCAAAAACTTCTTCTGGGCTACGATTGTTGCAGCAGATCCGCGACGAAGCCCATCGTTTTGCCATCACCTATCATCGAAAATTGCGCAGCAAGCGGGCTGTGAGATCCGAGTTGGACAGCATTCCCGGAATTGGCGCCATGCGCCGAAAGCGGCTGATCACCCATTTCGGCTCATTGAAAAATCTTATGGCCGCCTCTTTGGATGAGATCAAGCAGGTCAAAGGCATTCCAGCAACCTTAGCAGAGAGAATATGGCAACACTTTCACCCCGAACCCACATCATAA
- a CDS encoding ABC transporter permease, which yields MDFELSNGWEFRQVGQTQWLPATVPGCIHLDLLHLQLIEDPFFRDNESKVQWIEDQDWEYQLVFDVPSEFLVRRHLQLIFQGLDTYAEVQLNGQLIIKADNMYRPWSTEVKSILKPKHNVLLVHFRSPIQRLSHEIEKMEVPLPAANEPKRATSPYVRKAPYHFGWDWGPRLVTCGIWQPVKLVGWDHAKIMDQRIAILELNESKALLEITTQVISDLNQSAIVRISDDEHDISKHFAVQLAIGTNQLAQRLEIDRPQLWWPNGYGAQALYTFRTELVNSHEIADQHTKRIGLQQLELRRETDHWGESFTFVVNQVPIYVKGADWIPADSLVPRVSADKYRQLLTSAAQANMNMLRVWGGGIYEADLFYDLCDELGILIWQDFMFSCALYPGDEKFLNSVREEASYQVRRLRHHPSLALWCGNNEIEMGWHDWGWQEKYSANLWEDYLKLFHGVLPEVCRLEDPSRSYWPSSPASDADAIFDPNDPKAGDTHYWGVWHKQEPFERYLQHLPRFISEYGFQSFPEPETIAQFTTPEDHDISSPVMITHQKHPEGNKLIKRYMEQYFVVPNDFDHFVWLSQILQAEGIKIGAEHFRRIRPRCMGGLYWQLNDCWPVASWSSIDYYGRWKALHYYARRFYSPVLVSPVFENGAYNFYVISDLHQPIDANFSVTLLDFDGTKIFTQRKTFQIQPHASAICYSISKSDIPSEIDLQSAFIHASLFNEEQTLLSENAFYFDWPKNLKLIKPMIRFRIAGSDRQFSIEISSTNLARSVILESPGVPGQFSDNFFDLYPNQTRTITFHAARATNKREFQSAFRFVTLFELMELG from the coding sequence GTGGATTTTGAACTATCGAATGGCTGGGAATTCCGTCAGGTTGGTCAAACGCAATGGTTACCCGCCACGGTGCCCGGCTGCATTCATCTGGATCTACTTCATCTTCAGCTAATCGAAGATCCGTTTTTTCGTGACAACGAATCGAAAGTGCAATGGATTGAGGATCAGGACTGGGAGTATCAGCTCGTCTTTGATGTGCCGTCAGAATTTCTCGTTCGGCGACATCTACAACTTATTTTTCAAGGTTTAGATACTTATGCCGAGGTTCAACTCAACGGTCAGCTCATTATAAAGGCAGATAACATGTATCGACCTTGGTCGACTGAGGTGAAATCCATCCTCAAACCAAAACACAATGTGTTGCTCGTGCACTTCCGTTCGCCAATTCAGCGGTTGTCGCACGAAATCGAAAAAATGGAAGTCCCTTTGCCCGCAGCGAACGAGCCCAAAAGAGCCACCAGCCCATATGTCCGCAAGGCACCCTATCATTTTGGCTGGGATTGGGGACCTAGATTGGTTACTTGTGGCATCTGGCAGCCAGTGAAATTGGTGGGATGGGATCATGCCAAGATCATGGATCAGCGCATTGCAATCTTGGAGCTGAATGAAAGCAAAGCTCTATTGGAAATCACCACTCAGGTGATCTCGGACCTAAACCAGTCCGCCATCGTTAGGATTTCGGATGATGAGCATGATATTTCAAAACACTTTGCGGTACAACTCGCTATAGGGACAAACCAATTGGCGCAGCGATTGGAGATTGATCGTCCTCAACTCTGGTGGCCTAACGGATACGGCGCGCAAGCGCTGTACACATTTCGCACCGAACTTGTCAATAGCCATGAAATTGCTGATCAGCATACCAAGCGCATTGGCTTGCAGCAATTGGAGTTGCGCAGAGAGACGGATCACTGGGGAGAGAGCTTTACCTTTGTTGTCAATCAAGTGCCAATTTACGTCAAAGGTGCGGATTGGATTCCAGCCGATAGCCTTGTCCCGCGAGTATCAGCCGATAAATATCGCCAATTGCTTACCAGCGCAGCTCAGGCGAATATGAACATGCTCCGAGTCTGGGGCGGCGGTATCTATGAGGCCGATCTGTTTTACGACCTGTGCGATGAACTCGGCATTTTGATTTGGCAAGACTTTATGTTCTCTTGTGCATTGTATCCAGGTGATGAAAAATTTCTGAACTCAGTCAGAGAGGAAGCCAGCTATCAAGTGCGGCGTTTGCGCCATCACCCGAGCCTGGCGCTGTGGTGCGGCAATAATGAGATCGAAATGGGTTGGCATGATTGGGGTTGGCAGGAAAAATATTCGGCAAACTTATGGGAGGATTATCTCAAGCTATTTCATGGCGTGCTTCCCGAAGTCTGTCGCCTTGAGGATCCATCGCGAAGTTATTGGCCATCCTCTCCAGCCAGCGATGCCGATGCCATCTTCGATCCGAATGATCCCAAGGCTGGCGATACGCATTACTGGGGTGTCTGGCATAAACAGGAGCCTTTTGAACGCTATCTCCAGCATCTGCCGCGGTTCATTAGCGAGTACGGTTTCCAGAGCTTCCCTGAACCAGAGACCATCGCTCAATTTACCACTCCCGAAGATCATGATATTTCCTCCCCGGTGATGATTACCCATCAGAAGCATCCCGAAGGCAACAAGTTGATCAAGCGCTACATGGAGCAATATTTTGTCGTTCCCAACGATTTCGATCATTTCGTCTGGCTGAGCCAGATTCTCCAGGCTGAAGGGATTAAGATCGGTGCTGAGCATTTTCGCCGAATTCGGCCTCGTTGTATGGGAGGCCTCTACTGGCAGCTCAACGACTGCTGGCCGGTCGCCAGTTGGTCGTCGATCGATTATTATGGTCGCTGGAAGGCGCTCCATTACTATGCGAGGAGGTTCTATTCACCTGTTTTGGTCTCTCCAGTATTCGAAAATGGAGCTTACAATTTTTATGTCATCTCCGATCTCCACCAGCCCATTGATGCCAATTTTTCCGTCACATTACTCGACTTTGACGGGACCAAGATTTTCACGCAGCGCAAAACTTTTCAGATTCAGCCTCATGCTAGCGCAATTTGTTATTCGATCTCGAAGTCCGATATCCCATCTGAGATTGATCTCCAAAGCGCTTTCATTCATGCCAGCTTATTTAATGAGGAACAGACGCTCTTATCGGAAAACGCTTTTTATTTCGATTGGCCTAAAAATCTAAAGCTGATAAAACCCATGATCCGTTTTCGGATCGCCGGCAGCGATCGCCAATTTTCGATTGAGATCAGCTCAACTAATCTGGCCCGTTCAGTTATCCTCGAATCCCCTGGCGTTCCAGGGCAATTCAGCGATAACTTTTTCGACCTCTATCCCAATCAGACGCGCACTATCACTTTCCATGCGGCTCGAGCTACGAATAAAAGGGAGTTCCAATCGGCCTTTCGTTTCGTTACCCTGTTCGAATTGATGGAACTGGGATAA
- a CDS encoding T9SS type A sorting domain-containing protein: MSTIFRFLPAVFLLLSIVILFSGTVQAQLLFEENFDYPEGDKLTDHGWVAHSGAGTNPITVASPGLTYTNYPSIIGNAALLDNTGEDVNRNFLEQNSGVFYVSFLVNIANMPRADYFLHLGPTNLGSNYFAKVWSKKDESGNIEFSLTKKSNTPVEYTDNNYSLNTTYLLVIKYEFVSGSTNDLLSLFVFADPNLPISEPSVPTLGPINESSQSDPSNLGTIALRQFNEDQNIIIDGIRIGLSWRDAPVPVELTNFAATVINQQVRLTWTTATETENLGFHLFRSLEPEKDYQQITHELIKGSGSSAQAHSYSFIDRNVQPSQTYYYKLADVDYSGNMRFHGPISVTVDAKPSGYSLSQNYPNPFNPETAINFSLKEAGKVTLKIYNLQGQLVRTLVDEEKLAGSYSVMWNGTADNGAKLASGIYYYTLKVNGFEASKKLALIK, encoded by the coding sequence ATGAGCACAATATTCCGTTTTTTGCCTGCAGTATTTCTACTGCTTAGTATTGTAATTCTATTCAGTGGAACTGTTCAAGCCCAACTATTATTCGAAGAAAATTTCGATTATCCAGAAGGCGATAAGCTAACCGATCATGGCTGGGTCGCCCACAGCGGGGCAGGCACTAACCCCATCACGGTTGCTTCGCCTGGACTCACTTACACTAACTATCCATCAATTATTGGCAATGCAGCACTTCTGGATAATACCGGTGAAGATGTGAATCGCAATTTTTTGGAACAAAATAGCGGTGTATTTTATGTTTCATTTCTCGTCAATATCGCAAATATGCCGAGGGCGGATTATTTTCTTCACCTGGGTCCGACCAATTTGGGATCTAATTACTTTGCAAAGGTCTGGTCAAAAAAGGATGAGTCTGGGAATATCGAATTTTCTCTTACGAAAAAAAGCAATACGCCAGTTGAGTACACAGATAATAACTACAGTCTTAATACTACTTATCTCTTGGTAATAAAATATGAATTCGTCTCGGGCAGCACCAATGACTTGCTAAGCCTTTTCGTGTTTGCTGACCCGAACCTGCCAATAAGCGAGCCATCAGTGCCCACACTCGGCCCAATCAATGAGAGTTCACAGAGCGATCCATCGAATCTTGGCACAATTGCCTTGCGACAATTTAATGAAGATCAAAATATAATTATTGATGGAATCCGCATAGGCCTGTCATGGCGCGATGCTCCAGTGCCAGTGGAGCTCACCAATTTCGCAGCAACGGTGATTAATCAACAAGTTCGTCTAACCTGGACCACCGCTACGGAAACCGAAAACCTGGGGTTTCATTTGTTCCGCAGCCTCGAACCAGAGAAGGATTATCAACAAATCACCCACGAATTGATCAAAGGCAGCGGCAGCTCGGCGCAGGCACACTCCTATTCGTTCATCGATCGCAACGTACAGCCCAGCCAAACCTACTACTACAAGCTGGCCGATGTGGATTATTCGGGCAACATGCGCTTCCATGGCCCGATTTCGGTGACGGTCGATGCGAAGCCGTCTGGTTATTCCTTGAGCCAGAACTATCCCAATCCGTTCAATCCCGAAACGGCCATTAATTTCTCATTGAAGGAAGCGGGCAAGGTGACTCTAAAAATCTATAACCTGCAAGGCCAACTGGTGCGCACGCTGGTAGATGAAGAGAAATTGGCTGGTAGCTATTCGGTGATGTGGAATGGGACCGCGGACAATGGCGCAAAATTGGCCAGCGGGATTTATTATTACACGCTGAAGGTCAATGGTTTTGAGGCATCAAAGAAATTAGCACTGATAAAATGA
- a CDS encoding NHL repeat-containing protein, whose protein sequence is MATLSPRTHIIIFWTFSIACAIGMASPSNTPNKRSNPKDPTTLVFPSFLHTYGIRKATRFHLFLFTQNRAKFMDPQGLAVVRLKAWEDTTRTSDDDEVTVYGVNSGQDCIIYNTSMKSIGIYGLDETGERRLHRPRGIAANDLGEVYVADTGHHRVVKFFNPGHELKFDKSVGQLGTGPAYFTEPHDVAVDSKGTVFVVDTGNHRVQIFSSELEYLGSWGKKGQAPGQLHQPTAIALVDKNELWNYFHEELVVIIDLNHSRIQIFTLQGKFIRAVSTREFGYPNAQLAYLALDYYNNIYATDTRNHCIHKFDHRLNYLTSYGSYGSDDKQFIEPRGITIYRRFGQVFVAEKWGAQYYWIGTDCFDFQVITHPAQELIEFKYFLTEPSFVTVDILDERKLLVTRLFIRQFHFSGWQSDYWAGHVWAVPDSVFEKEGYQPSPLYQPTKSIPPGHYSVKYRIEPTYSSYHYFSKTITGEFAR, encoded by the coding sequence ATGGCAACACTTTCACCCCGAACCCACATCATAATCTTTTGGACATTCTCGATCGCTTGCGCCATTGGGATGGCTAGTCCGAGCAACACCCCAAACAAACGGTCGAATCCCAAGGATCCGACTACCTTGGTGTTTCCCAGTTTCTTGCACACGTACGGCATTCGCAAAGCGACGCGGTTTCATCTGTTTTTGTTTACGCAAAACAGAGCCAAATTTATGGACCCACAGGGGCTGGCAGTGGTGCGATTAAAAGCCTGGGAGGACACCACCAGGACCAGTGACGACGATGAAGTGACGGTATACGGCGTTAATTCAGGCCAGGACTGTATCATCTACAATACCTCGATGAAATCGATCGGAATCTACGGTCTGGATGAAACTGGCGAGAGGCGATTGCATCGGCCGCGTGGTATTGCTGCTAATGATCTGGGTGAGGTGTATGTCGCCGATACCGGGCATCATCGTGTGGTAAAGTTTTTTAATCCAGGTCATGAGCTGAAATTTGACAAAAGCGTGGGACAATTGGGAACCGGACCAGCTTACTTCACCGAGCCCCATGACGTCGCGGTCGACTCCAAAGGTACCGTATTTGTTGTCGATACTGGAAACCATCGCGTGCAAATTTTCTCTTCCGAACTTGAATACCTCGGTTCTTGGGGCAAAAAAGGCCAAGCACCTGGTCAGCTCCATCAACCTACGGCTATCGCTTTGGTCGATAAAAATGAGCTGTGGAACTATTTTCATGAAGAACTGGTCGTGATCATCGATCTTAATCATTCGCGAATTCAGATATTCACGCTTCAGGGCAAATTCATCCGAGCTGTTTCGACACGCGAATTTGGCTATCCCAATGCTCAACTGGCTTATCTGGCTCTGGACTATTACAATAATATCTATGCAACAGATACTCGCAATCATTGCATTCACAAATTCGATCATCGTCTCAACTATTTGACCAGCTATGGCAGCTACGGCAGCGACGATAAGCAGTTCATCGAGCCGCGCGGTATTACGATCTATCGCCGGTTTGGGCAGGTATTTGTCGCTGAGAAATGGGGTGCGCAGTATTATTGGATCGGCACGGATTGTTTCGATTTCCAGGTGATCACCCATCCAGCCCAAGAGCTGATTGAATTTAAATATTTTCTTACCGAACCCTCGTTCGTCACTGTAGATATTTTGGATGAGCGGAAACTGTTGGTGACACGATTGTTCATAAGACAATTTCATTTTTCTGGTTGGCAAAGTGATTATTGGGCTGGCCATGTGTGGGCTGTACCCGATTCCGTGTTTGAAAAAGAAGGTTATCAGCCATCCCCATTATATCAGCCAACGAAATCGATTCCTCCCGGTCATTATTCAGTGAAATATAGGATCGAGCCCACTTATTCATCCTATCATTATTTTTCCAAGACCATCACCGGTGAGTTTGCCCGATAA